In Bacteroidota bacterium, the genomic window GGCTTTACGGTAACCAAACCTTTGGGAGTTGAGGATATTACTAGTCTATACTAAAACTGTACTTCAGGTTTATCTTAAAAATTAAGACGCTGAAATTAATGAATACAGGGTATTAACTAATACTCCAAGGCTAAAGATAAAACAGTATAAAACACTTAGCAGCAGTGTTTTTAAAGAGGTGTAGAACCAATTTTGTTTGTAAACCCGTTTAACGGCAATAAACACATACACTACTAATATCAACAAAAACAGTATGGCCATGAATGTGCTTTCTTCCAAACCGAAGATAATGCTCACCAATATCATAAATGTAAACGATAAGAATACAAAAGCGTGTATGTTTAGTGAAAAGGTAATATGATCAACCAGGTAAATTTTCTTTCGCAGGTATAGCAATTTTAAGATTAAGGCTACAATAGGAACAAGAACAAAAACTAATTGCGGCAGATTATTATTAAACTGTTTATTGACGCTTTTTTCTAATGCTGTAGGATCATTCTGCATTTTTTCTATCGCCTTTATTGCCTTGGTATTATACCAGCGTTTAATTGCACCGTCTCTTTTGTCTTCGGGAAGAGAGTTTTGAACACTATCATACTTATGAATAGTTGTAATGGAATCGGTTGTGATGGCTAATAGTTTATGTTCAGCCTTAGCCTCTTTGGAAGCACTGTCAGTGTTTGATGAGCTACTAACAGCAACAATTTCAGCTTCTTGCGTAGACTCTATACTAAAGAGTATCAGAAAGAAGATAAAACTCAGGAAAAAATAAGTTTTAGCAGGTGTTAGGTATTGAGTGCGTTTCCCGCTGTTATGTTCATTTACTAAGAAACCCGGCTTGATAATAAGCGGGATAAATGTTTTAAAGAACTTAGAATCGTAAAAAGTAAATGCATTTAAGAACTCTAACAGTGCAGTGCCAATCGGAATTTTTTGTTCAATATTTTCCTGACCGCACTCTTGACAAAACCTACCGAATAAAGATGCGTTGCAATTAAGACACACTTTTTCTTCACGTTCTTTAAGTCGACTGTGGTTGTGGTTAGTTTCTGACATTTAACGCAATATCAAACACAAATAGCAAAATTCAATGCGCGGTTACAAAATATTTTTCTCTTGTTTCGATAGCTTTTTGTAGCCGAATATTACAAGGGTTGCAATTCCCCAAAAAGTAATAAGCATTCCCATCATATTAGTAATGTTTGCATTAACTGCACCACTGGTAAATGCAATATCAATGGTTGAGTGAAAAATAGCACAAGCCAACAGCCTGCCTTTTGTAGAGTTATATAACCACGACAACAGGACGCTACCTGTAAACAAACTAAGCACCCAACCTATAATTCCGGCCATGCCCATTTCGGTATAACCGGGACGGTATAAAAATGCCGGCCAATGCCAAACAGCCCAAAACAATGTAAGTATGGTGGCAGAAACAAGGGCGTTGTATTTTTGCTGAAACCTTGGCAGGGCGAAACCCCTCCATCCTATTTCTTCTCCAAAACCAAAAAACAAAAGATTATAGGCTAAAAAAGTAAAGAGGTTCAGTTCAGGAAACTCTTTGTTTTTACCTACTTGAGAAAAATCAACCAGATTACCTGTTTGCAAATAGTCGATACCTGCTGCTAGGCAAAACAATACAAACGGGGCAAACAAGGCTACTATTATATAAGGCCATTTTTGGACTGAAAACATTCTGTTTACCAGTTCCTTAACGCCTTGTTGTTTGTTAAAGTAATACGTACATATAAATGCTGCTAAAAGAGGCCCTAAGCCGCCAATACCGTGATGGTAAGGCAAAACGGGTAAACCCGTTATTCCGAATGCCGGCAAATAAAGTGGCAGCCAAATTATCCATGATAGCAAATAAGCGAGTGCAAAAAATAAAGGAAGTTGTTTCATTAGTATTGAGTTAATGTTTGGCGTTCCATCGTTTGTAAGCTCTTCTAAACACCGAAGAATCCGTATAGCCTACCATGTAGGCCACCTCGTTCACAGTATATTTACGGGTATCTATTAATCGTTGTGCAAGTTCTTTACGGTGTCCTTCAGCAATTTTCAAAAACCCGGTACCCTCGGCCTGCAATTTCCGTTGCAATGTGCGTGGTGATACATTCATATAAGCCGAAACCTCTTCAAGTGTTGGCAGTTGATTATAAAACTGGCCTGTTATGGTTTTTTGTACCAAGTGGGTAAAACTGGGGCTGTTTTGAGCCTTTTCAAGTGCTTCGTCAGC contains:
- a CDS encoding DUF3667 domain-containing protein; translated protein: MSETNHNHSRLKEREEKVCLNCNASLFGRFCQECGQENIEQKIPIGTALLEFLNAFTFYDSKFFKTFIPLIIKPGFLVNEHNSGKRTQYLTPAKTYFFLSFIFFLILFSIESTQEAEIVAVSSSSNTDSASKEAKAEHKLLAITTDSITTIHKYDSVQNSLPEDKRDGAIKRWYNTKAIKAIEKMQNDPTALEKSVNKQFNNNLPQLVFVLVPIVALILKLLYLRKKIYLVDHITFSLNIHAFVFLSFTFMILVSIIFGLEESTFMAILFLLILVVYVFIAVKRVYKQNWFYTSLKTLLLSVLYCFIFSLGVLVNTLYSLISAS
- a CDS encoding CPBP family intramembrane metalloprotease, which gives rise to MKQLPLFFALAYLLSWIIWLPLYLPAFGITGLPVLPYHHGIGGLGPLLAAFICTYYFNKQQGVKELVNRMFSVQKWPYIIVALFAPFVLFCLAAGIDYLQTGNLVDFSQVGKNKEFPELNLFTFLAYNLLFFGFGEEIGWRGFALPRFQQKYNALVSATILTLFWAVWHWPAFLYRPGYTEMGMAGIIGWVLSLFTGSVLLSWLYNSTKGRLLACAIFHSTIDIAFTSGAVNANITNMMGMLITFWGIATLVIFGYKKLSKQEKNIL